The following DNA comes from Rhinolophus sinicus isolate RSC01 linkage group LG06, ASM3656204v1, whole genome shotgun sequence.
GGCGTGTTCGTCTCAGAAGCTCCTGAGGGCCTCAGGTAGCCCCAGTCCAGCGGCTCCGAGACCCCTGTGGTCATCTGCATCCCACTCTCAACACAGTTGTTAGGAACAGCAGAGCCCCCTCACCTGGCCCAAGTCAGCCCTGGACAGGCTGGCCGTCTTCTCGGCCTAGTCACTGTTCCCTGCTCCCCTGCCTAACCGCCCAGGTTAAGGTCTTCGTTTCAGGTTTGTGACTTCTGAAGAAATGCGGGTTTTTTCCTGTCTTAGGTTGAACAGAGGACACCCCGTGTTACGGAGATGCTGGTGGGGAGGGCCTGTGGTGGtcttgcaggggacacagcccatgTGACCTCTTCCTGCCCCCACAGACGGAGTGTCCCCTGTGCAGGGAGAAGTTTCCTCCCCAGAAGCTCGTCTACCTGCGGCACTTCCGGTGACCAGAGGACAGAGGGATCCCGGAGTCACGTAACGTCAGGAGAAAACTTGGTTCTCAAGGTTCACTTGACTAGtacagaaaccataaaattctcATACTTCGTATTTTCGTCGCATCAGATGCTATGCTAGCAGCTCAGGAGGACCCAGCCTGGGCAGCTGGGCTGAGGCCTCCAGGGCCAGGTTTGGGCAGGGGCTCCACCCAGCTCCGTCACCAGCCTGCGGACGGTGATGGCGAGACCCGGCCGGggcctaccccccacccccacaaccccGTCACTGCAGGAACCTCCCTCCTCGGGGAAGGTTCTAGGTTtctgtccccttccccaaaccACACAGTTGAGAACTAATTTCAGGAACAGGCCgcactttattcatttatatgaTCAGAAAATGAACCGATAGGAGGCAGATGGTAAGGGTTTGCCCTGAAAGGGCAAGTGTTGACTGAGCAGAGAACGCAGCTGCTTTTGGTGGTGAGGTCAATCGGCCAGCACCCACACCCCTGGACCTCGCCCGTCACCAGAGCTGCCTGCCGAGTGGCCAGGAGGAACCAAGGAGCTCTATTTCTAAGGTATTGGCATGTACCTCCTAATAATGTTTCAAGTGTGTCCCGTTTCAGAAAATGGAAGTCTGCGCCTGGGCCCAATGCCAGCCCTGAGGGTCTCCTCCCACTCGCCCGCCCAGGGCTCCTGGCGGGTAGAGCCAGCTGGAAGGACATGTTCCACCTTCCTAAGGCCCAACCCACAAACCATAGCAGAGTCCGGCAGGCTGGCTCCTCCATCAGGTCACCTGTGTGCAGCCTACTTCCTGccaccttttttgttttcagggTTTTAACACTCACTTGTAGCAGAGACAGGACATGGCCATAGGCGTCCTTAAGTAACAAATCTCACAAGTGCTGGGACATTGAGGACACCGTGAGGGTGAAGTGAAACTCGGGTTCCATGAAATTGGTGTCAAGTGCCCTCCCCGGGGGTGACCTCTGCTCTGGCTGTAACGTCCCCTCCGGGAGGGGTGCAACACAGACCTGTGACTTAGAAGGTGTCCAGGAATAGATACAGCTCGGTAGTGCCCATTAACAAAGGTCAGGGGCCGCTGCCAGCCATGCGCCGTGACCATGGCCGGACTGACAAGCACACCTCCAGACAAGGAGCCTCAAAGCCGGCCCCGCCGCTCCCGAAATGCTGCAGTCCTGCTCTGACCGAGTGCACACAGCTTCCCGCCAGGTACCTTAGGCCTGAGCATGTACTAGTTAAGCCGTGTGACAGGTGCAGCTGTCAAGAGTGCGGCCGTGTCAAGTGCCACAGTGCAATGGAAGCAGCGATGTGGACGTTCCTTCAAGTGTGAAGTTCAAAACCCACAATCAAGTAGACGAAGGTCTTCACGTGGCCTCTTAAAAGCCAGAGGAGCTCAATTCCAGATACGCAGAAATTGGCAAAACAAAAGGCACAGTCAACAGTTGTCTTAATACCTTGAGACGACGGGAAACAGTACCCAGGGTGACGAACGAACCCCCTCCAGACCCAGGACAAAAGAATGACTTCAGCATCTGCCCCAGTGACAGCCAGCCAGGGCCACATTCTGTCTGTCCTGTTGCTTTTGGCAGAAACAGTTCTGACGGGCAGTGGGCTGTAGTTTTAGATAAAGACTACACGAGAAAGGGGACACCATCTTTAATAAAGTTGGAATTAAAAAgttacttagcaaaatgtttacGAGTACTGGTTTTTCTCACATCAAAAAAGTTGACATGCGTGTCAGCTGTTTCCCTAGACGGTGAAAAGCACGGTAGACGCACAGAACTGGCTGCTCTTACCAGGCAGCTGTTTCTGTGAAGGGGCTGCTGCATGAAAACATTTAAGTTAATCAAAACAGCTCTGTTTATGaaagaaatatgtcaaaataatctcaaacaattaaaatataatatatatttataattccagGCCCGAAGCGGTCATGTAGTTCTTAACAAAGTTTTGAGTCACTATGATAGAGGCCGACCTGACACATCTCTGCTGAGATGAAATTGGGAAACTGGCATGAGGACCCCAGCACTTCTGGAAAGTCACCTTGGAAGCGTTATTCCTTCCAACACACGGGACTCAGGTGAGCATCACCCTCCAGCTGGGCGGCGTTCTGTGGGCATCCCTGGGAAGGCGGGGGCTGGGTCTTTCCACGCCCCCCCAACCCCGCCCAACTGTCCGCCCAGCCTGCGGCTCACTACAATTCTGTCCATTTCAACACCTGAATGtcactgaaaaacaaatcaaTGCAATGCAGTTTAAATGCCAGTTTCTTCAAGAACCTGATATTTCAGTTACAAATAAGTGAAGCTcctttttttagaaagaaaatccGACCCCTGGTCATCAACTACTTTATGTGAAGGAGGAAGGCGGCGTTACAATGGCTCCAAGCCACCTCGGACTCCGAGGGCCGGTCGGCCTGCGCGGTGTCTAACTCGCGAAGGTCTTGCCCGCGTCCTCCTTCCCTTTGTACGTCCTCTTGCCATGCGTGAACGGGATGTACCGGTACTTAATCATGTGCtggggacagacagacacactggTTTCAGAATGGCTTCCCGATGGACCGTGCTCTCTACGCGTCAGGTGATGAAACTAGGACTCCAGCAATGAGCCTCCAGGCCCCACCGCAAAACTCTCCACTGTGCCGGCCGAGCCGGTGGGCGATTCCCAGGGTCCGGGAAAGGTCCCCTGCACGCAGGACGGGCCCCGGGATGAGGCCCCCTGACAAGCTGCTCGGTCGTGTCTGCCCAGGCCCGTTGTGGAGCGACATGGGCACAACCCGCTGTCCTTGTGCAGCCGGTCCTGACTGAGTGCCTCACAGGACGCCAAGCCCGGGAGAAGGGCACAGCCCCCAGAGCTCTCTGCCAAGGGCCCATTCCCTGACCCTGGGCTGTGGCACAGCTGTGTTGGCTGGCCTTGTGGAGAGAAGCGGGGCACCGAGTGCCCCTCCCGGGCCTGTACAGAGCTTCCTGCCACTCACTCCCTGTGCGGGTGGACGTGGCCGGCCCCACATCACCTCCCACATCCCCGGCCCAAGCCCGTGCCGCCCGGCCGTGCTGGTGCCCACCTTGATCTGCCTCTTCATGGTGATGCAGAAGAGCATGATGAAGTACATCACCAGGATGGGCCAGAACACGGGGACATTGAACGCCTCGAAGAACGTGCAGACCATGGCCACCAGGATGCCCTTGGTAGCCGCGTGCCTTGAAGGAAGGGGGGAAAGGTCAGGTCTGGCAGCTGCACAGCGTCTGCCCACACGGAGCGAGCTGGCCCTGCGAGCCTGGGATGTGTAACGTGCTACGTGCAACCACAAACAGCACGCTTTAGTCCCTTGAAAGCTCctagttttcttctaaaatgacAAAGTATAAAACGCTGGTGAAGAGGCACTGAGGCTGGCGGCTGGGGACAATTCAGGTGTATGCTCCGCCCAAGTCTCATGTCTGCAGCCTGGCCTGCCGTCTGGAATACACCCCTGTCCAGCCCCACACATCCTGGCCGCTCCCCGTGGAGCTAGGCAGCGTCCTGGGGACCAGGCAGCACCAGGCTTGCCCCCGCCCACCAGGCTCACAGCCCACGTGCTATCCTCCCTGGCTCCCCCCTTCCTACAGATCAGAGGCCGGCTTCCTGGGGGCTGCCAGGCCCCCCAGTCTCGCCTGCAGTTCTCGCCCATTCCCCAGACAAGCAGAGCACCGGCCAGGTCCCGCACGCAGCATCCCAAGTGCAAATAAGATGTGGCAGCTCGCTTCCTTCAGGTTTTGATCTGACAAATACAGGACCGACCAGGTCACAGAGCCCCATGCCACTGACAGTGGGGGGTCACCTGTGTCCACCTGTCACCCTTGTCATATCACACAGATGTCACTACCTTAGGAGGCCCAGGGGACAAGGCAACCCTCATCCCAGGACGCAGCACTTCAATGTCAGCAGCCGTCTCCGAGGTTGCGCCTGTCAGACACACTGGCGGGCAGAGAGCCACCTGTGCGTGTGCAGCAGCACTCCAGCGGCTGTCTGTGGGGCAGGGCCCGAGACTGGCCCGGTGGCTGGCCCTCCCAAGGCGAGGCTGCAACATACCCGGATGCCGCGCTCTCCTCCAGAGGCCCCAGGACCCACCGGCACCGTCAGGCCCTGCGAGGGTGGTGCTCGCTATCTGGGTGAGCCAATGTCCGTAACTCCCACTTCTCTACGAAATCTAACTTGCTAGCCAATGAGAACAAACACGGTCTGTTCGCAGTCTGATCTCCCAAACCCAAGGACAAGTACCAGAGGAATTAACTCACCAAAATTTAAACTCCGGAAGCCTCCGAATGAACGGCCGGAACTCTTCGTTCTGTTTCGTTGGTAGCGAGGGCCCGTCATCTGCAAGACAGAGCATCCATCAGAGGAAGCAGGTGTCATTCTTTGTTTCCATGACTACAGTTACAAGTTTCTCCCTAGCACTTCAGCACTAATGCATGAAATACAGATTTCTGTCATTTAACCAAAGACCAAAAGCCTCTTTAGCTGATTCAGAAATCAAGTCTTTGCTTTAGAAGATTCGTATgagaattccttttttaaaagaactgcTATACATTTCATAGGCTTGCATAAAGGTTCAACCACACACTGACTTTCAGGAACACACCAACTGCGCTACACAAAGGGCCGAAAGGAAACGAGCAAATATTTACACACACGCGTGGGGATGCACAGCCGGCTGGGTGTATCTGCTCGCTAACGCCTGGACTGCTGGGGACCAGTGCCCTCCCCCAAGCTGAGAACCAGGCCTGTCGGCGGAGgctcacccccacctcaccccaccccaccccccaagacAGGTGCCTCCCATTACCGACAGGGCCTCTGAGTTGTTTTCTAGCCCTCCCAAAGGGCAACATTAAATGAAAGGGTTGTTTCCTTTAATGTTTTCATTCAATATTCCACAAAGCAAAATCATAGGCGTCTGGTCACAATTTGAAGTCTCAAGAAAATGACGAGCACTCAGAGCACCTCTCCCTAACGGGGATCCCATGGGCAGTGAGCTGCGCCTCGGCTTTCCCAACAGCGGCAGCAGACATCTGGAACAAATGAGTCATCATTTGTTCATGTGCCCACCTCACCCCAGGCTGGCCAGTCAGGCGTGGACTCAGGCCCTCTACCTGGCCCAGGTACGGCCAGGTGCGATGTGAAGCAACCCCACCATCCTGGGAAATCAGCGAGCACCACCCTGTACGGGGCTGACCATCAGCAAGCAGTCAGGGTCCCAGTGGCCATCAGTCAGCGAGCGGCCCACGGAAGCCTCTGGTCACCCTGGTTCCATGAGCAGGGGCCCAACTGCTGAGTGTGGAGACACCTGCAAGACAGGCCGGCTATCTGGGAAGGAGATATCCCAGCCCTGCTCCGCTCACTCTGCCATCTAACCCTGGACAAGTCACATGACTCtgtgtgcctcggtttcctcatctgcatctcagagaagacagaaggaacGCCCACCTCACGTGTAAGAGGGTATAACGAGTCATTCTACAAACAAACTTCTCATAATCCCAAGTTCTAGGGACACTTTTGACACCAAGAGAACAGTATCAGTGTCTGGATTTCCAATGTTTCTAGCGACAATGGGGCAACCCCGTGACGTACACAAAATCACAACTCTCCCCAAACAAACAGCTACTCTACCTGAGTCTTCCATTAAGGAAGGGTCCACttttggagaaaggaaagctaTGAAAAGATTTAGGTGGTAGATTCCCAAGGCGTAGGTGACGATGTACCAACCCTGGAAGAGAAGAGCACAGGTCAGTGACACGCCAGCCACCCCACACCCTGAACCACGCCCATTCACAGCCCAGGACCTCGGCCCAGTTCTAACTGAACTCAGACCTGCACTGGTTCCCACGGCAGGGAACTTAATGACAAATGACAGCAAATTCAGGGACGTCCATGGTGATAGTTTGTCTCGAATTGCTCTGTGGATCTCGACAGTGTGGGCAAGCCAGGGGTGTCCCGTCAGATGCACCAAACACCTGAGGCCACCAGCTCCCCCAGGAATGCAGTAGAAAAGGAGGGATTCATAGCCCTGTGGCCGAGCTGCACCTCGGGGCTCCTTAGAGGCAGGGCGGCTGGGCCCTGAGTGACACTAGGGCACATGCCAGGTCCAGATGCCCGCCCTCAGCCAACGGCCATCTGAACGGGGACACCACTGCTTGAGAGGTGCTGG
Coding sequences within:
- the RER1 gene encoding protein RER1 is translated as MSEGDSIGDSVHGKPSVVYRFFSRLGQIYQSWLDKSTPYTAVRWVVTLGLSFVYMIRVYLLQGWYIVTYALGIYHLNLFIAFLSPKVDPSLMEDSDDGPSLPTKQNEEFRPFIRRLPEFKFWHAATKGILVAMVCTFFEAFNVPVFWPILVMYFIMLFCITMKRQIKHMIKYRYIPFTHGKRTYKGKEDAGKTFAS